From Hyla sarda isolate aHylSar1 chromosome 5, aHylSar1.hap1, whole genome shotgun sequence, a single genomic window includes:
- the YAE1 gene encoding protein YAE1 homolog: MSWVQAAVELHTQGEEEEVFDEEADELTLVQNDWKKSMEKRLKEGYLDGVDAGKENSLQTGFNLGYKLGVTLLMPCGELRGTLSALVTWCQVHGSDPSTRTKLAELLTAVTQCEDNTVKSLSSIHQISHPSDLSSTLEDMDFSCCTKEPSDGSCNTGQDCCLNKESQPTSLPGCRTTQQLSHVIKQELGGILRDTIAVAQQNHLSADLVSYLQTLTTKYALF; encoded by the exons ATGTCGTGGGTGCAGGCGGCTGTGGAGCTTCACacacagggggaggaggaggaggtgtttgATGAAGAAGCTGACGAGCTGACACTGGTGCAGAATGACTGGAAGAAATCCATGGAGAAGAGGCTGAAG GAGGGCTATCTTGATGGGGTTGATGCTGGAAAAGAAAATTCTCTGCAGACAGGATTCAATTTAGGATATAAACTGGGGGTGACCCTCCTGATGCCCTGCGGAGAGCTGAGAGGAACATTAAG TGCTCTTGTCACATGGTGTCAAGTCCATGGGTCTGACCCTTCAACACGTACAAAGCTTGCTGAACTTTTGACTGCAGTCACCCAGTGTGAAGACAACACAGTGAAGAGCCTGTCATCCATTCATCAGATTTCTCACCCGTCTGACTTATCAAGCACATTGGAGGATATGGATTTTTCatgctgtacaaaggagcccagtGATGGGTCATGTAATACTGGGCAGGATTGTTGCCTCAATAAGGAATCCCAACCTACCTCATTGCCTGGCTGTAGGACTACACAACAATTAAGTCATGTAATTAAACAGGAACTGGGTGGAATTCTCAGAGACACCATTGCTGTAGCTCAACAAAATCACTTATCTGCAGATCTTGTTTCTTATTTGCAGACACTGACAACAAAGTATGCATTGTTTTAA